GGGCGCCTCCTTGGAGGCGTGCCGCCCGTGGAAGCCGCGCGTGGCGCGCAGCTCGGGGACGGTGCGCGGCGCCGTGGCGGACGCCGCCACCAGCGCCGAGTCCGGCAGGAGCCGGCCGGGGGCGGTGTCCCGGTGCCGGGCCAGGTCCTCGCGGGCCTGCCAGAGCCGGCGCAGCACGGCCCGCTGGGCGGGCTTCGTGAGGGTCTGCGCCCCGGAGGTGCGCCGCCACGGGTCCTGGCGCGGGGCGGGTGGCGGCGCCGTGCGCACGTGCTCGAACTCCTGCTCGGCCCACGCCAGCTTGCCCTGCTCCTCGAGCAGCTCCGCGAGCGAGTCGCGCAGCTCGACCAGCAGCTCGACGTCGAGGGCGGCGTAGTTGAGCCACTGCTCGGGCAGCGGGCGGGTGGACCAGTCGGCCATGGAGTGCTCCTTGGCCAGCGTCAGGCCGAGGCGGGACTCGAGGACGGCGGCCAGGCCCACGCGGGGCAGGCCCGCCAGGCGCGCGGCGAGCTCGGTGTCGAACAGGCGGTCCGGGGTCATGCCCCGCTCGGCCAGGCACGGCAGGTCCTGGCTCGCCGCGTGCAGGATCCACTCGACGCCGGTCAGCGCCTCGTCCAGCTCCGTGAGGTCCGCGAAGGCCTCCGGGTCCACGAGCCAGATCCCGGCGCCCTGACGCTTGAGCTGCACGAGGAAGGCCCGCTGGCCGTAGCGGATCCCGGAGGCCCGCTCCGCGTCCACCGCCACCGGACCGGTGCCGGACCGCAGCGCGCGGGCGCAGGCGGTCAGGCCGGCGGGGGTGTCCGTCACGCGGGGGACGCCGCCCGCCGGCGCGGAGACCAGCTCCGGGGCGGGGACGTGCTCGGCGGAGGGGGACGGGGTGTCGGCGGGGGGCATGGGTCTCCTGGTCGGGGTGGGGGCGTCGGTCATCGTCCGGCGGGGTGGGGCGGCTCGGCGTCGGCCTCGGGGGGCAGGCCGGCGAACGCGCAGATCATGTCGGACCACGCCTCGAGGTGGGCGCCGAGGTCCCGCGGGGCGGGGGTCCACGAGGCGCGCAGCTCGATGTCGCTCCAGCCCGGCTCCTGGGCCAGGACGCCGAAGTGCTCGGCCAGCTGGCGTGTCGCGGTGCCCCCCGCGTGGGTGTGCTCGGCATGGCG
This Micrococcus flavus DNA region includes the following protein-coding sequences:
- a CDS encoding ribonuclease D, which encodes MPPADTPSPSAEHVPAPELVSAPAGGVPRVTDTPAGLTACARALRSGTGPVAVDAERASGIRYGQRAFLVQLKRQGAGIWLVDPEAFADLTELDEALTGVEWILHAASQDLPCLAERGMTPDRLFDTELAARLAGLPRVGLAAVLESRLGLTLAKEHSMADWSTRPLPEQWLNYAALDVELLVELRDSLAELLEEQGKLAWAEQEFEHVRTAPPPAPRQDPWRRTSGAQTLTKPAQRAVLRRLWQAREDLARHRDTAPGRLLPDSALVAASATAPRTVPELRATRGFHGRHASKEAPRWIAAVRAGLDDADAGQAPPRHAPGGSDGPPPHRSWKDRDPLADRRLKTARPRVARRAEALGMPTENLLTPDTLRRVCWAPPEPLTPESVAEALAGHGARPWQVEATAAIVTVALLDPDPAQD